A stretch of the Panicum virgatum strain AP13 chromosome 9N, P.virgatum_v5, whole genome shotgun sequence genome encodes the following:
- the LOC120689043 gene encoding uncharacterized protein LOC120689043 — translation MEAYCNVVRRLEDKFDGLELNHVARKYNEDADEMAKIVSGQTTVPLNVFAHDLAKISVDFKDLAEASTATAESTAEDPSTVESEAMEMETEISSADEAEAMQIDEAPLSRDWRDQYLDWINRGVIPSERAQAQRIARRAKSFILIDDELYKRSPSSVLQCCIPIPEGRELLRDIHARVCGHHAARTHPRGQWVQAGFLLAHSYCRCH, via the coding sequence ATGGAAGCATACTGCAACgtggtgcgccgcctcgaagacaagttcgacggcctcgaGCTCAACCACGTCGCAcgcaagtacaatgaggatGCGGACGAGATGGCCAAGATCGTGTCTGGGCAGACCACCGTTCCCCTGAACGTGTTTGCCCATGACCTCGCCAAGATATCCGTCGATTTCAAGGATCTTGCGGAGGCTAGCACTGCAACTGCCGAGTCCACGGCCGAGGACCCCTCGACGGTCGAGTCCGAGGCCATGGAGATGGAGACCGAGATCTcctcggcggacgaggccgaggcaaTGCAAATCGACGAGGCTCCGCTTTCGCGAGACTGGCGTGACCAATACCTCGACTGGATCAACCGAGGGGTAATACCCTCAGAACGCGCTCAGGCGCAACGCATCGCCAGGCGAGCCAAGTCTTTCATCCTGATCGATGATGAGCTATACAAACGCAGCCCCTCGAGTGTTCTGCAATGCTGCATCCCCATTCCTGAGGGCAGGGAACTGCTTCGGGACATCCACGCCAGAGTTTGCGGACATCATGCGGCGCGCACACACCCTCGTGGGCAATGGGTTCAGGCAgggtttttactggcccacagCTATTGCCGATGCCACTGA